The Chitinophaga sp. H8 genome contains a region encoding:
- a CDS encoding DMT family transporter, whose amino-acid sequence MKKAFLQLHLSVFLAGFTGIFGKLINLGEGPLVWYRLGITSFTLYLLFRLQGTLKKLHWKQILPIAGTGMIVALHWIFFYGSIKYANVSIGVICFSLTSLFTAIFDPLITRRKFDAVELLLSALTLSGILLIFHFDSQYRTGILLGIISAMFAALFTVFNKRLIKKYDTRTITFYELTSGFLGLTLLMPGYLYLFPQPSLLPSFTDSIYLLILAWACTVCMYMLSMNALKKISAFTVNLCFNLEPVYSIILAFIIFQENKELNPAFYGGLGCIILSVALQMLRVVKQHRTKVATPA is encoded by the coding sequence ATGAAAAAAGCATTTTTACAACTGCATTTATCCGTATTCCTGGCGGGCTTTACAGGCATTTTCGGCAAGTTGATCAACCTCGGCGAAGGACCACTGGTATGGTACCGGCTTGGCATCACTTCCTTTACATTATACTTATTGTTCCGTTTGCAGGGTACCCTCAAAAAACTGCACTGGAAACAAATCCTCCCCATTGCCGGCACCGGCATGATAGTGGCCCTCCACTGGATCTTTTTTTACGGTAGTATCAAATATGCCAACGTATCTATCGGCGTAATCTGCTTTTCCCTGACCAGCCTTTTTACGGCCATATTTGACCCGCTGATCACCCGGCGAAAGTTTGACGCAGTGGAACTGCTCCTCAGTGCACTTACCCTGTCTGGTATCCTCCTCATCTTTCATTTTGATTCTCAATACCGTACGGGCATCCTGCTGGGTATCATTTCTGCTATGTTTGCTGCCCTCTTTACTGTATTCAATAAAAGACTGATTAAAAAATATGATACCCGCACCATTACCTTTTATGAGCTGACCAGCGGCTTTCTGGGCCTTACCCTGCTCATGCCGGGTTACCTCTACCTGTTTCCGCAACCTTCCCTGCTCCCCTCTTTTACAGATAGTATCTACCTGCTCATCCTGGCATGGGCCTGCACCGTTTGCATGTACATGCTGTCTATGAATGCATTGAAGAAAATATCTGCCTTTACAGTAAATCTCTGCTTTAACCTGGAACCGGTATATAGCATCATACTGGCTTTTATCATTTTCCAGGAAAACAAAGAACTGAACCCGGCTTTCTACGGCGGACTGGGATGCATTATACTTTCTGTGGCCTTGCAAATGCTGCGGGTGGTTAAACAACACCGGACCAAAGTAGCAACACCGGCTTAA